The Candidatus Thermoplasmatota archaeon genome contains a region encoding:
- a CDS encoding nascent polypeptide-associated complex protein: MRGFRGLSPKQIERAMRQLGISVEELENVEEVIIRTASKEYLFRKPSVTVMLVQEQKTYQVAGEPEIKERGMQASDIELVAQQANVTLEQAKKALEATQGDIAEAILKLQSNK; this comes from the coding sequence ATGCGCGGATTTAGAGGGCTCAGCCCCAAGCAAATAGAAAGAGCAATGCGCCAACTAGGCATTAGCGTTGAAGAGCTTGAAAATGTAGAGGAAGTTATTATAAGGACTGCCTCAAAAGAATATCTGTTTAGGAAGCCAAGTGTTACTGTAATGCTAGTCCAAGAACAGAAAACATATCAAGTCGCTGGCGAGCCTGAAATTAAAGAGAGGGGCATGCAAGCAAGCGATATAGAGCTAGTAGCTCAGCAGGCAAACGTAACTTTAGAGCAAGCTAAAAAAGCGCTAGAGGCTACGCAGGGCGATATTGCAGAGGCAATACTAAAACTTCAGAGTAATAAATAG
- a CDS encoding NAD(P)H-hydrate dehydratase has product MLTYRDVLALDRNSEYWLVPQAELMENAGRAVAGVALRHIEKGRNVIIICGLGNNGGDGFVAARYLKENNCNVKVILLGKPEDIKTEIAKANYDRVRDIAESFENVNLAKELEKADIIIDAMLGVGVSGKLKEPYLSVVKLINKYKSSKFIIAVDVPTGLGTTFAVIPNITVTFHDLKEGMSRKNSGRIIVEDIGIPKEAEKCTGPGELVYYPKPEKDSKKGDNGRVLVIGGGPYTGAPALAASAAYRTGVDLVHLAVPSAIYQIIASYSPNFIVHSVDREILTQNAIGKILELAEKVDSVVIGPGLGNAKETKVAIKELVAEITLPLVIDANAFDAIKLHNIKNKTGVVTPHSKEFKKLTGQAFPKELDKRISSVEKFAKQVKMVILLKAPIDIISNGSKTKLSYTGNEAMTVGGTGDVLAGIVAALLAKKVEPFRAACMGAFINGYAGDLVFKEKSYSLLATDIIEKIPMVLKEFL; this is encoded by the coding sequence ATGCTCACTTACAGAGATGTTTTAGCATTGGATAGGAATTCTGAGTATTGGCTTGTACCGCAAGCCGAGCTTATGGAAAATGCTGGGAGAGCGGTTGCAGGAGTTGCGCTGAGGCATATTGAGAAAGGCAGAAATGTTATCATAATTTGTGGGCTCGGCAATAATGGCGGTGATGGCTTTGTAGCTGCACGATACCTTAAAGAAAATAATTGCAATGTAAAGGTGATTCTTTTAGGCAAGCCTGAGGATATAAAGACAGAAATTGCGAAGGCAAACTACGATAGAGTTAGGGATATTGCAGAAAGTTTTGAAAATGTAAATTTAGCTAAAGAGCTAGAAAAAGCAGATATTATAATTGATGCTATGCTGGGCGTAGGCGTTAGCGGAAAATTGAAAGAGCCTTATCTAAGTGTAGTAAAATTAATAAACAAGTACAAAAGCAGTAAATTTATAATTGCCGTTGACGTACCTACAGGGCTTGGCACAACCTTTGCTGTTATACCGAACATTACAGTTACGTTTCACGATTTGAAGGAAGGAATGAGTAGAAAAAATTCTGGTAGAATTATAGTAGAGGATATTGGTATACCAAAAGAGGCTGAGAAATGTACTGGCCCTGGCGAGCTTGTTTATTATCCCAAGCCAGAAAAAGATTCTAAAAAGGGCGATAACGGAAGAGTTTTAGTAATTGGTGGCGGCCCGTATACTGGCGCTCCTGCACTTGCAGCTAGCGCTGCTTATCGTACAGGCGTTGATCTAGTTCATTTAGCAGTTCCTAGCGCAATATACCAGATAATTGCAAGCTACTCACCAAATTTTATAGTACATTCTGTAGACAGAGAGATATTGACTCAAAACGCTATTGGTAAAATTCTAGAACTGGCTGAGAAAGTGGATTCTGTAGTTATAGGGCCTGGATTAGGAAATGCAAAAGAAACAAAGGTAGCAATTAAAGAGCTTGTTGCGGAAATAACGCTTCCTTTAGTTATAGATGCAAATGCATTTGATGCGATTAAGTTACACAATATAAAAAACAAGACTGGTGTTGTCACACCTCATTCAAAAGAGTTTAAAAAGCTTACTGGGCAAGCGTTCCCTAAAGAGCTCGACAAAAGAATTTCGAGTGTTGAAAAATTTGCGAAGCAAGTGAAAATGGTAATATTGCTCAAAGCACCAATAGACATTATCTCAAACGGTAGCAAGACAAAGCTCAGCTACACAGGTAATGAGGCAATGACTGTTGGTGGCACGGGCGACGTGCTTGCAGGTATTGTTGCAGCACTGCTTGCTAAAAAAGTAGAGCCTTTTAGGGCCGCATGTATGGGCGCTTTTATTAACGGCTATGCAGGTGATTTGGTATTTAAAGAAAAATCTTATTCTTTACTCGCTACCGATATAATTGAAAAAATACCAATGGTGCTGAAGGAGTTCTTGTAA
- a CDS encoding metallophosphoesterase family protein codes for MLLGIIADVHSNLPALESVLHALELEKIDKIIHGGDIVGYNPYPNEVIEILKERKVISILGNHDRAVLAQDTLGLNPYAAQAVLWTIDKLTSESYEYLRTLKAREKLNLGKQISIIHGSPWNDDEYVYEYELTPDFLTEVKAEVLIYGHTHVPCIKRFSNGLIINPGSVGQPRDCNPRASYAVLDLATEKADVKRVIYDTKAVMKKILKEGLPEFLAQRLVLGI; via the coding sequence ATGCTACTCGGTATTATTGCAGATGTGCATTCGAACTTACCTGCACTGGAAAGTGTGCTCCATGCACTAGAGCTAGAAAAAATTGATAAAATAATACATGGGGGCGATATTGTAGGCTACAATCCTTATCCTAACGAAGTTATAGAAATTTTAAAAGAGCGTAAAGTCATTTCTATACTTGGCAATCATGATAGAGCTGTATTAGCTCAAGATACTCTGGGACTTAATCCTTACGCTGCTCAAGCAGTTCTTTGGACTATAGATAAATTAACTAGCGAGAGTTACGAGTATCTGAGAACTTTAAAAGCTCGCGAGAAATTGAATTTGGGCAAACAAATTAGCATAATTCACGGCTCGCCTTGGAACGATGACGAATACGTTTACGAGTACGAATTAACGCCTGATTTTCTAACAGAAGTTAAAGCTGAAGTTCTAATTTACGGACATACTCATGTACCATGCATTAAAAGGTTTAGCAACGGTCTAATAATAAATCCAGGCTCTGTAGGGCAACCCAGAGATTGCAATCCAAGAGCAAGCTATGCAGTTTTAGATTTAGCTACTGAAAAAGCAGATGTGAAAAGAGTTATCTACGACACAAAAGCGGTTATGAAAAAGATTCTAAAAGAGGGCTTGCCTGAATTTCTAGCTCAAAGACTTGTTCTGGGAATATGA
- a CDS encoding metallophosphoesterase codes for MSKIVPIYNEPALLLNKETLVVADLHLGIELELQSKGINLPSLTDKILDKILKLGSKYKIKKLVILGDLKHSIPIYYQELKEVTQMIEKLLHEGIGIEIIPGNHDGAIHKLLPKAVKIHSPKGVAIDGIGLFHGHAYPSDEILDHKELITAHIHPVVALSTGFSTIAEPCWVKFKSSNRSFIIMPAFNKLCGCIINTGKLKLRPPLSKLITLNNSLIYLLDGTSLGKLSNLTRT; via the coding sequence ATGTCTAAAATTGTGCCTATTTATAACGAGCCTGCACTGCTATTAAATAAAGAAACTTTGGTGGTTGCAGACCTACATTTAGGAATAGAGCTGGAGCTCCAGAGCAAAGGTATTAATTTACCAAGCTTGACAGACAAGATTCTAGATAAAATTCTAAAACTAGGCAGTAAATATAAAATTAAAAAACTGGTAATTCTCGGTGACTTAAAGCATAGTATCCCTATTTATTATCAAGAGCTAAAAGAAGTGACTCAAATGATTGAAAAGCTACTCCATGAAGGCATCGGTATAGAAATAATTCCTGGAAATCATGACGGCGCTATTCACAAATTACTGCCTAAAGCAGTAAAAATACACTCTCCCAAAGGAGTTGCGATTGATGGGATAGGGCTATTCCATGGGCATGCCTACCCTTCAGATGAAATATTAGATCACAAAGAGCTTATCACAGCTCATATTCATCCTGTGGTAGCACTGAGCACAGGTTTTAGCACAATTGCAGAGCCTTGCTGGGTTAAATTCAAATCGTCAAATCGCTCTTTCATAATAATGCCGGCATTCAATAAACTCTGTGGCTGCATTATTAACACTGGCAAATTAAAGTTACGTCCACCGCTCTCTAAGCTCATTACTCTTAACAATTCCTTGATTTACCTTTTAGACGGTACCTCGCTCGGAAAGCTTAGCAACTTAACGAGAACATGA